The proteins below are encoded in one region of Sphaerodactylus townsendi isolate TG3544 linkage group LG06, MPM_Stown_v2.3, whole genome shotgun sequence:
- the LOC125435272 gene encoding interferon-induced protein with tetratricopeptide repeats 1-like, whose translation MRAYLQQLDGSSPDALGSLREAETVLQQEHPTDFSRRVLLIYGNYAWIYYHLSNYEMVELYLGRIREICQFLSSPEPYSVQMPEIHAQKGWSLLSLGFQNGEEAQKCFQVALQGDKSSQEFQAGLAISAFASWTRCFDFRLRTEVQSLMEPLLCRQPQNDELKVHLASLLEHKDWRRSEALAKEVAENSHHPEHLRFAARLLKKNNISRAVGILREAIGLAPGYHLLHYELGVCYKQQLEGAAGEVREEVLAAAIESFKRAVEADPQSIFFRLELAQLYCERNPTYAEEMYRNLLEELPKASQRCQQAIYLHWGDFLLRGKGLRLEALEAYKAGCAVLGGHKKEWQQLTGRLGKLAEVFEKDSEMESAEAAFEVLRLRPQFQKEIEPGY comes from the coding sequence ATGAGGGCGTACCTGCAGCAATTGGACGGCAGTAGCCCGGACGCACTGGGGAGCCTCCGTGAAGCAGAAACTGTGCTCCAGCAAGAGCATCCAACCGACTTCTCCCGCCGGGTCTTGCTGATCTATGGGAACTACGCCTGGATCTATTACCACTTGTCCAATTATGAGATGGTGGAGCTCTACCTGGGCCGAATTCGCGAGATCTGCCAGTTCCTGTCCAGCCCTGAGCCGTATTCGGTGCAGATGCCCGAGATCCACGCACAGAAAGGCTGGTCCCTTCTGTCCTTGGGTTTCCAGAATGGGGAAGAGGCCCAGAAATGTTTCCAAGTGGCCCTCCAAGGAGACAAGTCCAGCCAGGAGTTCCAGGCAGGTCTGGCGATCTCCGCCTTTGCTTCCTGGACTCGCTGTTTCGATTTTCGGCTTCGGACTGAGGTGCAAAGTTTGATGGAACCGCTTCTCTGCCGCCAGCCCCAGAACGATGAACTCAAAGTGCATTTGGCCAGTCTGCTAGAGCACAAGGACTGGCGGCGGTCAGAAGCCCTCGCAAAGGAGGTTGCTGAGAACAGCCACCACCCCGAACATCTGAGATTCGCCGCCAGGCTTTTGAAGAAAAACAACATTTCCCGAGCCGTCGGCATCTTGCGGGAAGCGATCGGCCTGGCTCCCGGCTACCACCTCCTGCACTATGAGCTCGGCGTCTGCTACAAGCAACAGTTGGAGGGAGCAGCTGGAGAAGTCAGGGAAGAGGTCCTGGCCGCTGCTATCGAGAGCTTCAAGCGGGCGGTGGAGGCAGATCCTCAGTCTATATTCTTCAGGCTGGAGTTGGCTCAGCTGTACTGCGAAAGGAACCCAACTTACGCGGAAGAGATGTATCGGAACTTGCTGGAGGAGCTGCCGAAGGCCAGCCAGAGGTGCCAGCAGGCCATCTACCTGCACTGGGGGGACTTCCTCCTCCGTGGGAAGGGCTTGCGGCTGGAGGCGCTGGAGGCTTACAAGGCAGGCTGCGCAGTCCTTGGGGGCCACAAGAAGGAATGGCAGCAGCTGACAGGCAGGCTGGGAAAGCTGGCCGAGGTGTTCGAGAAAGACTCTGAAATGGAGTCGGCCGAGGCGGCTTTTGAGGTTCTTCGGCTCAGACCTCAGTTTCAGAAGGAAATTGAACCTGGCTATTGA